From one Ammospiza caudacuta isolate bAmmCau1 chromosome 8, bAmmCau1.pri, whole genome shotgun sequence genomic stretch:
- the MAP3K19 gene encoding mitogen-activated protein kinase kinase kinase 19, with protein MNIVRDYLAFSMRHQEFLGINTFKESMSDNKQNKRRSKKGCGSVVAFQNADNIMEEMHQSDKALGKSSQTAPTSRARPDQQVECFPSKNQTALPRRQHTSLSFSSKKEDRGCGFDFSFLLQTSCPESNTSTAFMDLDTFQIIKAQMQQRLTVTMLKTRNKKSEFHLPPVTCQSVRTICLAPLKDDIVNESRNIKNILNIMNSIPQPIKPVTKFYQYQLDNLLNRHSEKSPELILATISDQFTPVKDLYYFSINNCDKYLNNKKEEIQSHFKWREADVGIHTGKKNQVRFPCSVVCENINLVSQARFWGQSHPHLSSGSALVSCGMFTAQAAFTVSSNSNASRAGKKQNRAENCCRTGLEEENATEMMLDYKPQEDAESANLVLFNQDLDSSCKNEVIEAYQALEDNSVVALIPLRVEAQDPSGKQSENQVCLSESEIENQAMSAATSEDQSELVAVAHVMLSEQEPAREPHIAETPATKKAGVCTLPPHVPQSLNVLAHKENDKNKLKMNRNKYSSKSKINNKIKDKRSEDLIASEEVTTKSNAKSQISPCLELTKVKSEASMKYQKKTTQGHKGHVCQSAQKMKKQSCSCSCKNSAVCKKHVTPLCLPRAPSASDFVDLKYTDMFKIINSEDQGPGIYEMFGTPVYSRVRDLDQHEGRCYRGGFSVPPARCTCRSTCSKGGESSRVRNTQKKTHSKPKKITPGAKQKQKGLVTKDRRTKLSDSNTEQDNATAPDLGFLAHTLSSTTLFHGDMDNQLTFLEELSQSSKKNEMFTNSNLSTIKEVSLEQLLDSQDESSHERAAACSQDLLQLSDQGCRECVVPSDSLVTAEQDICVPQCRGDRDGGKGWESHQSVNKSELSFSDRVEYQSPTKKLDHSCANRPQNSGLANELTQASVIWTENAKSPSPQTSQNISSWSDAEDVTDELLCCLAKELLMLEEKDTNSSRTKNTCSKVQTTPREEEENMMNGAGAIINSALEKSYSKAFLASNEEKGLLNFDESTKLPRSSLAAKDPIMWTRGEVLGRGAYGTVYCGLTSQGQLIAVKQVVLDTSDQLSTEKEYQKFHEEVDLLKTLKHVNIVTYLGTCLEDNILSIFMEFVPGGSISSILNRFGPLPEVVLCKYTKQILQGVAYLHDNCVVHRDIKGNNVMLMPTGVIKLIDFGCARRLAWASLGGTRGELLRSVHGTPYWMAPEVISDSGYGRKSDIWSVGCTVFEMATGKPPLASMDRVAAMFYIGAHRGLMPALPDRFSSAAAEFVHACLTRDQHERPSALQLLDHPFVKGGQ; from the exons ATGAACATTGTCAGGGATTATCTGGCCTTCAGCATGAGACATCAAGA gttTCTGGGCATTAATACATTTAAGGAGAGTATGTCTGACAACAAACAAAATAAGAGGAGAAGCAAAAAAG GTTGTGGGAGTGTTGTTGCTTTTCAGAATGCAGACAATATAATGGAAGAAATGCATCAGTCAGACAAAGCTCTAGGAAAAAGCAG CCAAACTGCACCAACTTCCAGAGCACGGCCAGACCAACAAGTGGAATGTTTTCCAAGTAAAAATCAGACAGCATTACCCAGGAGACAACACACTTCTTTATCTTTCTCCTCAAAGAAAGAGGACAGGGGATGTGGCTTTGACTTCAGCTTTCTGCTACAGACCTCATGCCCAGAATCTAACACTTCAACAGCATTTATGGATTTAGATACTTTCCAGATAATAAAAGCACAAATGCAACAAA ggttaaCTGTTACAATGCTAAAAACCAGGAACAAGAAATCTGAG TTTCATTTGCCACCAGTGACATGTCAGTCTGTAAGAACAATTTGTCTTGCTCCTCTAAAGGATGATATTGTCAATGAAAGCAGaaacatcaaaaatattttaaatattatgaaCTCTATTCCTCAGCCTATAAAACCAGTTACTAAATTTTATCAGTATCAGTTAGACAACTTATTAAACAGGCACAGTGAAAAGTCACCAGAATTGATCTTGGCCACAATTTCTGATCAGTTCACTCCAGTGAAGGACCTGTACTACTTCAGCATTAATAACTGTGACAAGTACCTCAACAACAAGAAGGAAGAAATCCAAAGCCATTTCAAGTGGAGGGAAGCTGATGTAGGAATCCACACTGGGAAGAAGAACCAGGTGAGATTCCCGTGCTCAGTGGTTTGTGAGAACATCAATCTTGTGAGCCAAGCCAGGTTCTGGGGTCAGAGTCATCCCCACTTGAGCTCAGGCAGTGCTCTGGTGAGCTGTGGCATGTTTACAGCCCAGGCAGCATTTACAGTGTCCAGCAACAGCAATGCCTCCAGagctggcaagaagcagaacagagcagagaATTGCTGTAGAACTGgtctggaagaagaaaatgctaCAGAGATGATGCTGGATTATAAACCACAGGAAGATGCTGAGAGTGCCAACCTTGTGCTTTTCAATCAGGATTTAGATTCTTCCTGTAAAAATGAAGTGATAGAGGCCTACCAAGCCTTGGAAGATAATTCTGTAGTTGCACTAATTCCCTTGAGAGTAGAAGCTCAAGATCCCTCTGGAAAACAGTCAGAAAATCAAGTCTGTCTCTCTGAATCTGAAATAGAAAATCAAGCCATGTCAGCAGCAACTTCAGAGGACCAGAGTGAGCTTGTAGCTGTTGCTCATGTTATGCTCTCTGAACAAGAGCCAGCCAGGGAGCCACACATTGCTGAAACACCTGCCACAAAAAAGGCTGGTGTCTGTACCCTGCCTCCTCATGTTCCTCAGAGCCTCAATGTTCTTGCTCACaaagaaaatgacaaaaataaactaaagatgaatagaaataaatattcatCAAAATCTAAAATTAATAATAAGATAAAAGATAAAAGATCTGAAGACTTAATTGCTTCTGAAGAGGTTACCACAAAATCAAATGCTAAGAGTCAGATTTCCCCATGTCTGGAACTGACAAAAGTGAAATCTGAGGCTTCCATGAagtatcagaaaaaaaccactcaAGGACACAAAGGCCATGTTTGTCAGAGtgctcagaaaatgaaaaagcaaagttGCTCCTGCAGTTGCAAAAATTCAGCTGTCTGTAAGAAACATGTTACTCCACTTTGTCTGCCACGTGCACCCTCCGCTTCAGATTTTGTAGATCTGAAATACACTGACATGTTCAAGATAATAAATTCAGAGGACCAAGGCCCAGGTATTTATGAAATGTTTGGAACTCCTGTGTATTCCCGCGTGAGAGACCTTGACCAGCACGAGGGCAGGTGTTACAGAGGTGGTTTTTCTGTTCCACCAGCAAGATGCACCTGCAGATCTACCTGCAGTAAAGGGGGAGAAAGCAGTAGAGTCAGAAACActcaaaagaaaacacattccAAGCCAAAGAAGATCACACCTGGTGctaaacaaaagcagaaaggtTTGGTCACAAAGGACAGAAGGACCAAGCTGAGTGACAGCAACACAGAGCAAGATAATGCAACAGCACCTGACTTGGGTTTTCTAGCACACACCTTGAGTAGCACAACATTGTTCCATGGAGACATGGATAATCAGCTCACATTTTTAGAAGAGCTTTCACAGTCAagtaagaaaaatgaaatgtttacAAATTCAAACCTCTCAACTATTAAAGAAGTTTCTTTGGAGCAGCTGTTAGACAGCCAGGATGAATCCAGCCAtgagagagctgctgcctgcagccaggatCTCCTTCAGCTCAGTGATCAAGGCTGCAGAGAATGTGTTGTTCCAAGTGACAGTCTggtgacagcagagcaggacatcTGTGTGCCCCAGtgcaggggggacagggatggtggcaaAGGCTGGGAATCACACCAGTCTGTCAATAAAAGTGAGTTGTCCTTTTCAGATAGAGTGGAATATCAGTCCCCTACAAAAAAATTAGATCACAGTTGTGCAAACAGACCTCAAAACAGTGGTTTGGCAAATGAATTGACTCAGGCTTCAGTGATTTGGACAGAAAATGCCAAAAGCCCCAGTCCCCAGACAAGTCAAAACATTTCTTCCTGGTCAGATGCTGAGGATGTGACTGATGAGTTGCTTTGTTGTCTGGCCAAAGAGTTGCTAATGCTTGAAGAAAAAGACACCAACTCTTCAAGAACAAAAAATACATGTTCTAAAGTACAAACCACACCGAGAGAAGAAGAGGAGAATATGATGAATGGAGCTGGAGCAATAATAAATAGTGCCCTAGAGAAG AGTTACAGTAAAGCCTTTTTGGCTTCAAATGAAGAAAAGGGCCTTCTAAACTTTGATGAATCTACTAAATTACCAAGAAGCAGTTTAGCTGCCAAAGATCCTATCATGTGGACAAGAGGAGAAGTCCTTGGAAGGGGAGCCTATGGCACG GTGTACTGTGGTCTGACAAGCCAGGGACAGTTAATAGCTGTAAAACAGGTGGTTTTGGACACATCAGATCAACTCAGTACAGAAAAGGAGTATCAGAAGTTCCATGAGGAAGTTGATCTTTTGAAGACATTGAAGCACGTAAATATTGTAACTTATTTAGGAACTTGCCTGGAAGACAACATTTTAAGCATATTCATGGAGTTTGTTCCCGGCGGCTCCATCTCCAGTATTCTGAATCGCTTCGGGCCCTTGCCAGAAGTTGTCCTGTGTAAATACACCAAGCAAATTCTACAAGGGGTTGCATATTTACACGACAACTGCGTGGTGCACAGAGACATCAAAGGCAACAACGTGATGCTCATGCCCACGGGGGTGATCAAGCTGATTGACTTTGGCTGCGCCAGGCGCCTGGCCTGGGCCAGCCTGGGCGGCACGCGCGGCGAGCTGCTGCGCTCCGTGCACGGCACTCCCTACTGGATGGCTCCAGAGGTCATCAGTGACTCTGGCTACGGCAGGAAATCTGACATCTGGAGCGTGGGCTGCACCGTGTTCGAGATGGCGACAGGCAAACCCCC